A stretch of the Neptunomonas phycophila genome encodes the following:
- a CDS encoding alkaline phosphatase — MMKTIATTLSLAVAVAMANAAQADILPAYQSGSDWFTEAQTAIADKTQLERIKAAKNVILFVGDGMGISTLTAARILEGQNNGNTGEENLLSFETFPYSALAKTYNTNQQTPDSAGTMTAMMTGVKTKAGVIGLSPEAIRAECENNPNHQLFTALEAAELVGKATGIVSTARLTHATPAATYAKSPERNWEDDSDMPEEAIAAGCTDIASQLIDFPYGDGIDVAMGGGRRHFLPNDATANSIDAVSTVEGDRTDGRNLVEEWKNAHSDGYYADVQSEFDAIPNTAKKVFALFNESHMHYEADRTNDIGGEPSLTQMTEKAINVLSNDEDGYFLMVESGRIDHGHHAGSAYNALTDAVELSNAVKKAVELTNDEETLIIVTADHSHVFTIAGYPTRGNPILGKVITNDGSGAPLSDEYLAADGMPYTTLGYNNGLGYASLSGETDADARYDTGAYPISSGTRVDLASVNTQDSGFHQEALVPLSSETHAGEDVAVHAMGPSAYLFQGVIEQNVLFQVMKTAMSIDDEI; from the coding sequence ATGATGAAAACAATCGCGACTACACTCTCGCTAGCCGTCGCAGTCGCCATGGCTAATGCCGCTCAGGCCGATATTTTACCCGCTTATCAATCCGGCAGTGATTGGTTTACTGAAGCGCAAACAGCCATTGCAGATAAAACTCAGTTAGAACGTATCAAAGCAGCTAAAAACGTCATTTTATTTGTTGGCGATGGCATGGGAATCTCCACTCTCACTGCAGCTCGTATTCTAGAAGGTCAAAACAACGGGAATACCGGTGAAGAAAACCTGCTTTCCTTTGAAACGTTCCCCTATTCTGCTCTAGCTAAAACCTATAATACCAATCAACAAACACCTGACTCAGCTGGCACAATGACAGCAATGATGACAGGGGTAAAAACCAAAGCCGGTGTCATCGGTCTATCACCGGAGGCTATTCGTGCCGAATGCGAAAATAACCCCAATCATCAATTATTTACAGCGCTGGAAGCTGCCGAGCTCGTAGGGAAAGCAACGGGCATTGTCTCAACTGCTCGCCTAACCCATGCAACACCCGCGGCCACCTACGCTAAATCACCAGAACGCAACTGGGAAGATGATTCAGATATGCCAGAAGAAGCGATTGCAGCAGGGTGTACAGACATTGCCAGCCAGCTAATCGACTTTCCTTATGGTGATGGTATTGATGTAGCCATGGGTGGCGGTCGCCGTCATTTTCTACCCAATGATGCCACCGCTAACTCAATTGATGCCGTAAGCACTGTGGAAGGCGACCGGACTGACGGGCGCAACCTAGTTGAAGAGTGGAAAAACGCCCATTCAGACGGTTACTATGCCGATGTGCAAAGTGAATTTGATGCCATCCCAAATACTGCAAAAAAAGTATTCGCTTTGTTTAATGAATCACATATGCACTATGAAGCCGACCGCACAAATGACATTGGTGGCGAACCTTCTCTCACACAAATGACAGAAAAAGCCATTAATGTGCTAAGTAACGACGAGGACGGTTACTTCCTGATGGTTGAATCTGGGCGTATTGATCATGGTCACCATGCAGGTAGCGCTTACAATGCCTTGACCGATGCGGTAGAACTATCAAATGCCGTAAAAAAAGCTGTTGAACTAACCAATGATGAAGAAACACTCATCATTGTTACCGCCGACCACAGCCATGTATTTACTATTGCCGGCTACCCTACTCGCGGAAATCCAATTCTCGGCAAAGTTATAACAAACGATGGTTCAGGTGCGCCCTTAAGCGATGAGTATTTAGCAGCCGATGGCATGCCTTATACAACCCTCGGATATAACAACGGATTAGGCTATGCATCGCTCTCAGGTGAGACCGATGCTGATGCTCGCTACGACACCGGTGCCTACCCCATTTCCTCAGGCACACGTGTTGATCTCGCTTCTGTTAATACACAAGACTCAGGCTTCCACCAAGAAGCACTTGTCCCATTATCATCTGAAACTCATGCAGGCGAAGACGTCGCTGTTCATGCTATGGGACCATCCGCTTACTTATTCCAAGGCGTCATTGAGCAAAACGTGCTTTTCCAAGTAATGAAGACTGCCATGTCAATTGACGACGAGATCTAA
- a CDS encoding AraC family transcriptional regulator codes for MDKRLIKQLIQQNISEDGIVETGIKGVKLFRVTEPIRCAPAVYEPSIVAIVSGAKEAILDGKQHVYDSSQYMCCAISMPVEAGSPAASLDNPLLGVYIALDTRVMTELVIEIESSGLDIRKPKGGRIPQGVTLADWDAPFNEALLRLIQISNSPSEAALLGDGRLRELYYTVLKGASGESVSRAFGVGNEIARSIAYLSSRLDQKVSIEEVASQVGMSRAVFHRKFKQATTMSPVQFVKCMRLNSAAIKIAAGMTVNQAAMEVGYVSSTQFSREFRRLYGLPPKQWGRFEQSGTGLM; via the coding sequence ATGGATAAAAGGTTAATTAAACAACTCATTCAACAAAATATTAGCGAAGATGGCATTGTCGAAACTGGTATAAAAGGGGTGAAGCTCTTCAGAGTTACGGAGCCTATACGTTGTGCCCCTGCGGTCTATGAGCCTTCGATTGTGGCTATCGTAAGTGGCGCGAAAGAAGCCATATTAGATGGCAAACAGCATGTTTATGACAGCAGTCAATATATGTGTTGTGCTATATCGATGCCTGTAGAAGCGGGGTCCCCCGCAGCGTCACTGGATAATCCCTTGTTGGGTGTATATATCGCTCTTGATACCCGGGTGATGACGGAATTAGTGATTGAAATTGAAAGTTCGGGATTAGATATTCGTAAACCGAAAGGTGGACGTATCCCGCAAGGGGTTACTTTGGCTGACTGGGATGCCCCATTCAATGAGGCTCTGTTACGCCTAATTCAAATTTCAAATAGCCCTTCTGAAGCGGCCCTTCTAGGTGATGGGCGGCTTAGGGAGTTGTATTATACTGTTTTAAAAGGAGCCTCTGGTGAGTCGGTAAGCCGTGCTTTTGGCGTCGGTAATGAAATAGCGCGCTCTATTGCTTATTTGTCTTCTCGGCTGGATCAAAAAGTATCTATCGAAGAGGTGGCCTCTCAAGTGGGAATGAGTCGAGCGGTTTTCCATCGAAAATTTAAACAAGCGACCACGATGTCGCCAGTGCAGTTTGTAAAATGCATGCGTCTTAATAGTGCGGCTATCAAAATAGCCGCAGGTATGACTGTGAACCAAGCGGCCATGGAGGTCGGGTATGTAAGCTCTACTCAATTTAGTAGGGAGTTTAGGCGCCTTTACGGTTTGCCACCTAAGCAATGGGGGCGCTTTGAGCAATCAGGCACAGGGTTGATGTAG
- a CDS encoding DUF2062 domain-containing protein translates to MPRKFIKKYLPNESSLKNHKHLSWLGSHLHDPALWHLTRKSFSKAFLVGIFCAFLPFPLQMLIAALLAVFMRSNIPISVSLVWITNPFTIPPIFFFTYRVGTFLLGSPERNIELSFTREALSHDLPAIWWPLLTGSLFCGIVFSIIGYFVASQFWIYYVKKSWSLRKRKRKD, encoded by the coding sequence ATGCCACGTAAGTTTATAAAGAAGTACTTGCCTAATGAGTCAAGTCTTAAAAACCACAAACATCTTAGCTGGCTAGGCAGTCACCTGCATGACCCAGCCTTGTGGCATCTCACTCGGAAATCCTTTTCCAAAGCGTTTCTCGTAGGGATATTTTGTGCGTTTTTGCCGTTCCCGCTTCAAATGCTCATTGCCGCACTGCTCGCTGTATTTATGCGTAGCAATATTCCCATATCTGTCAGCTTGGTGTGGATTACTAACCCTTTCACCATTCCGCCTATTTTTTTCTTTACCTATCGAGTGGGCACTTTTTTATTAGGCTCACCTGAGCGCAACATAGAACTGAGTTTTACTCGCGAAGCCCTATCTCATGACTTGCCTGCCATTTGGTGGCCACTACTGACAGGCTCACTCTTTTGCGGGATCGTTTTTAGTATAATTGGGTATTTCGTTGCGAGCCAATTTTGGATCTATTACGTCAAAAAAAGCTGGTCACTTCGCAAAAGAAAACGTAAAGATTAA
- a CDS encoding lipoprotein-releasing ABC transporter permease subunit: MFKPFSLFVGLRYTAAKRNNHFISFISLVSMLGLMLGVAALILVLSVMNGFDRELKDRILGMVPHASITGYDQPIEDWKSISSTVLDDPRVIGTAPFIHAQGMLTNAGQVRGVMVQGVDPEAEKAVSIVADHMLNGSWDTLKEANFGIVLGDLLARYLGVRMGDKVTLVLPEASISVAGVTPRLKRFTVVGIFSVGAELDSSLAYINIDDAAKIKRIPEGVEGIRLTLDDLFKAPSAVREIGSKLPGYYLISDWTRTHGNLFQAIQMEKKMIGLLLFLIVFVAAFNIVSTLVMVVTDKKSDIAILRTLGATPGMIMRIFMVQGVVIGFAGTLLGAGLGTLLALTVTDLVAWLESVLGVQFLSADVYFISYLPSQLNMSDVVLITASAMSISFLATLYPAWRASKTQPAEALRYE, encoded by the coding sequence ATGTTTAAACCATTTTCCCTCTTTGTGGGCTTGCGTTACACAGCTGCAAAACGCAATAACCATTTTATATCGTTCATCTCTCTTGTCTCTATGCTTGGCTTAATGCTGGGTGTAGCGGCACTTATTCTGGTGCTTTCTGTGATGAACGGTTTTGACCGTGAATTAAAAGATCGCATTTTAGGGATGGTTCCTCATGCGAGTATTACTGGATATGATCAGCCGATTGAAGATTGGAAATCTATTTCGAGTACCGTTTTGGATGATCCCCGAGTTATTGGAACCGCTCCGTTTATTCATGCTCAAGGAATGTTAACCAATGCCGGGCAGGTACGAGGGGTTATGGTGCAAGGTGTTGATCCGGAAGCAGAGAAAGCGGTATCCATCGTTGCCGACCATATGCTTAATGGATCTTGGGATACATTAAAAGAGGCTAACTTTGGTATTGTGCTGGGCGATTTGTTAGCTCGGTATTTGGGTGTGCGTATGGGTGATAAAGTCACTCTTGTTCTACCCGAAGCATCTATTAGCGTTGCGGGAGTTACGCCACGGCTTAAGCGCTTTACAGTTGTTGGTATTTTTTCGGTAGGGGCTGAATTAGATAGTAGCCTTGCTTATATCAATATTGATGACGCTGCGAAAATTAAGCGTATCCCGGAAGGTGTTGAGGGGATTCGTTTAACGTTAGACGATTTATTTAAAGCGCCCTCGGCAGTTCGGGAAATTGGCTCAAAATTACCAGGTTATTATCTAATCTCGGATTGGACACGTACTCATGGTAATTTATTTCAAGCCATTCAGATGGAAAAGAAAATGATTGGGCTCCTGTTGTTTTTAATTGTGTTTGTCGCCGCATTTAACATTGTCTCTACCTTAGTAATGGTGGTTACGGACAAAAAATCAGATATTGCAATTTTACGTACACTAGGTGCTACACCCGGCATGATCATGCGTATCTTTATGGTACAGGGCGTTGTTATTGGCTTTGCCGGCACGCTACTGGGTGCGGGGTTAGGGACTTTACTCGCGCTTACTGTGACAGATCTGGTTGCTTGGCTAGAAAGCGTACTGGGTGTGCAGTTTCTTTCAGCGGATGTGTATTTTATTAGCTATTTGCCTTCCCAATTAAATATGTCTGATGTGGTGCTGATTACAGCATCGGCTATGTCAATTAGCTTTTTAGCCACCTTGTATCCCGCATGGCGTGCATCCAAAACACAACCGGCAGAGGCTTTACGTTATGAGTGA
- a CDS encoding DNA replication terminus site-binding protein has protein sequence MSILNEHIDLITTAFDQFSADLIVFSQHLANSTRPIFLGNPPDPFQTAKHQAIDLYSNIWHQDNGDGRKTKSYYGLVGCDDTLINSAHQLNASKANLKQAVSILKQKGLAELNQTLHQRSATINEALNKQGLGRLHLKQCYRTLPIVESCPDRVRFSWYTSGRSIKKITVKEAIDKLLKMGSDKPHIALQLDKLQRLNSHTPLAQIQSQAPLIRANFAWKTENDQWKRQARNCPLPILIPLAANQNLPECNRLPDKAPTERQRALRADNLIDPEPFIPSLRIHLYCG, from the coding sequence ATGAGCATCCTTAACGAGCATATAGACCTGATTACGACCGCATTCGATCAGTTTAGTGCCGACTTGATAGTATTTAGCCAGCATCTTGCCAACTCAACACGACCTATCTTTTTAGGCAATCCACCAGACCCTTTTCAAACAGCCAAACATCAGGCTATCGATCTATACAGCAATATATGGCACCAGGATAACGGCGACGGACGTAAAACCAAAAGTTACTATGGCCTAGTGGGCTGTGATGACACCCTCATTAATTCAGCCCACCAGCTCAATGCCAGCAAAGCCAATCTCAAACAGGCCGTTAGTATACTCAAACAAAAAGGTTTAGCTGAATTAAATCAAACTCTACATCAACGATCGGCCACTATTAATGAAGCATTGAATAAACAGGGTTTAGGGAGGCTTCACCTTAAACAATGTTACCGAACATTACCTATTGTTGAATCATGCCCTGATCGTGTCCGTTTTAGCTGGTACACCAGTGGCCGAAGTATCAAAAAAATTACGGTAAAAGAAGCCATAGACAAACTACTTAAAATGGGAAGTGACAAACCTCATATTGCCCTACAACTTGATAAATTACAGCGCCTAAATAGCCACACTCCTTTGGCGCAAATTCAGTCTCAAGCTCCGCTTATACGAGCCAACTTTGCATGGAAAACAGAAAACGATCAATGGAAACGCCAAGCACGCAATTGCCCACTACCCATCCTAATTCCACTTGCAGCCAACCAAAATCTGCCTGAGTGCAACCGCTTACCCGACAAAGCACCAACAGAGCGACAGCGCGCTTTAAGAGCAGACAACCTCATTGATCCCGAGCCTTTCATACCCAGTTTGCGTATACATTTGTACTGCGGTTAA
- a CDS encoding PAS domain-containing methyl-accepting chemotaxis protein: MWFSKKKLLNEISRLQVKATAYDAIEKELKEEMLYFLVDENGTITEVNEAFSGVIGYDTSYIVGKKIKDFLSEKSMNKQHIQNMLQAINKKNHWHGAIQFRAKNGAETWLRSIVQPINGQLAVYSTELTRTISQSQEKEDMLLAISRSSAVIEFNLEGIIQDANDNFLNATGYSKNEILGKHHSIFCDPEEVEAPAYKTFWAQLKKGVYKTDRFKRFNKNGDVIWLEASYNPIHNSDGELYKVVKFATLITDQMNRELAMSETAQIAFEISQKTDADAENGLAVVRSTIDTMNNLSAKLEDVSKGIYNLDVQSAKISELVESIKGIADQTNLLALNAAIEAARAGEQGRGFSVVADEVRQLASRTSSATEQIINVVSENKVLTQKAVSQIDGSLSEAKEALELSNKSGSVINDIQLGAKEVVKAVGNFRTNL; the protein is encoded by the coding sequence ATGTGGTTTTCTAAGAAAAAATTATTAAATGAAATTTCCCGTCTGCAAGTTAAAGCTACCGCGTATGACGCAATTGAAAAAGAATTAAAAGAGGAAATGCTTTACTTTTTAGTGGATGAAAACGGAACTATTACAGAGGTCAATGAAGCCTTTAGCGGTGTGATTGGTTATGATACTAGTTACATTGTTGGTAAGAAAATTAAAGACTTTTTGTCAGAAAAGTCGATGAACAAACAGCATATTCAGAACATGTTGCAAGCCATTAATAAAAAGAATCACTGGCATGGTGCTATTCAGTTTAGAGCTAAAAACGGTGCAGAAACATGGTTGAGGAGTATTGTTCAGCCTATTAATGGACAATTGGCAGTCTATTCTACAGAGCTGACCCGTACTATCTCTCAGTCCCAAGAAAAAGAAGATATGCTTTTAGCTATCAGCCGTTCTTCTGCAGTTATAGAATTTAACCTTGAAGGTATTATTCAAGACGCGAACGATAACTTCCTGAATGCAACTGGCTATTCGAAAAACGAAATTTTAGGGAAACACCACAGTATTTTTTGTGATCCCGAAGAGGTTGAAGCCCCCGCATACAAGACGTTTTGGGCTCAGTTGAAAAAAGGCGTTTATAAAACAGATCGTTTCAAGCGTTTCAATAAAAATGGTGATGTTATTTGGTTAGAGGCTTCATATAATCCAATCCATAATAGCGATGGAGAACTGTACAAAGTAGTCAAGTTTGCAACGTTAATTACCGATCAAATGAATCGTGAGTTAGCCATGTCAGAGACTGCACAGATTGCCTTCGAAATCTCCCAAAAAACTGACGCCGATGCTGAAAATGGTTTGGCTGTGGTCCGAAGTACCATCGACACAATGAATAATTTGTCCGCTAAATTAGAGGACGTTAGTAAAGGGATTTATAACCTTGATGTGCAATCGGCTAAAATATCTGAGTTAGTTGAAAGTATTAAAGGCATAGCAGATCAAACTAACTTACTTGCTTTAAATGCGGCTATTGAGGCCGCTAGAGCAGGTGAGCAAGGCAGAGGCTTTTCGGTGGTAGCCGATGAAGTCCGACAGCTTGCCTCAAGAACTAGCTCCGCGACAGAGCAGATAATAAATGTGGTAAGCGAGAATAAAGTGCTTACGCAAAAAGCGGTGTCGCAAATAGATGGTAGCTTGAGTGAAGCCAAAGAAGCGCTTGAGCTATCCAATAAATCTGGGTCAGTGATTAACGATATTCAATTAGGGGCTAAAGAAGTAGTAAAAGCAGTGGGTAATTTTAGAACTAATCTGTAA
- a CDS encoding DUF3047 domain-containing protein, with the protein MQRIAFIICGSLLLSNSAFGEENLTRFAHASSSDWQTKAFVGETLYNIVDKDNQTVLKATSHSSASGLIYEQKIDLQKTPYLNWQWLIENRLGPIDERSKSGDDYVARVYVVIDGGLALWKTKALTYVWSSNQSKGQVWDNAFAGDAVKMIAVRGKDAQTNTWYTEKRNVYRDLIAQFGDQGSEEANLKKYRYIDATVIMTDTDNAGGSATAYYSDMIFN; encoded by the coding sequence ATGCAACGAATAGCGTTTATTATCTGTGGCAGTCTGCTCCTCTCCAACTCAGCATTTGGGGAAGAAAACCTAACCCGCTTCGCACACGCCTCCTCAAGCGACTGGCAAACCAAAGCATTTGTCGGCGAAACGCTCTACAACATAGTAGATAAAGATAACCAAACTGTTTTAAAAGCCACAAGCCACAGCTCCGCCTCTGGGCTGATATATGAGCAGAAAATAGACCTTCAAAAAACCCCCTACCTAAACTGGCAATGGCTAATCGAAAACCGTCTAGGCCCTATAGACGAACGCAGTAAATCAGGTGATGACTATGTAGCCCGTGTTTACGTGGTAATCGATGGAGGCCTAGCGCTATGGAAAACAAAAGCTTTAACCTATGTGTGGTCGAGTAATCAGTCTAAGGGGCAAGTGTGGGATAACGCTTTTGCTGGTGATGCAGTTAAGATGATCGCCGTTCGCGGGAAAGACGCCCAAACAAACACTTGGTACACAGAAAAGCGAAATGTATACCGCGACTTGATTGCACAATTCGGTGATCAAGGAAGTGAAGAAGCTAACCTTAAAAAGTATCGTTATATAGACGCAACCGTCATTATGACCGATACGGATAACGCAGGAGGCTCCGCAACCGCGTACTACAGCGATATGATATTTAATTGA
- a CDS encoding alkaline phosphatase gives MKTFKMTLLATSIAVLAGCNSSDDNDDNKVSIAPKDEASLAWYQNSAAEVTTAESVAQAIDNAKGSAKNIILFVGDGMGVSTVTAGRILEGQQQGMTGEENMLSFDDFPFSGLSKTYNTNQQTPDSAGTMTAMMSGVKSKAGVIGVSEDVVRADCVSSQGTELATALELAEIAGKSTGIVSTARITHATPAATYAKSPERNWEDDGDMPQAARDAGCLDIADQLIQFEDLLEARVNGGADSTYIDGIDVVMGGGRRSFLPNDASANSLDAVSTIEGDRTDGRNLITEWQTKYPTGSYIMDQAGFDTIDPTATTKVLGLFNESHMHYEADRANDGQGEPSLSEMTSKAIDVLDNNENGFFLMVESGRIDHGHHAGSAYNALTDTVEFANAVKAAVEGTDPEDTLIIVTADHSHVFTIAGYPTRGNPILGKVVTNDSNGEPLSEPALAADDMPYTTLAYTNGMGFHDLGNETDADAVYSEVIVSGRADISAVNTESTGFHQEALVPMSSETHAGEDVGIYAVGPGAQLITGTNEQNIIFHVMNHAGNLLEQAENRL, from the coding sequence ATGAAAACTTTTAAAATGACTTTGCTGGCCACTTCAATTGCTGTGCTAGCTGGTTGTAACTCATCTGATGACAACGACGATAACAAAGTCAGTATCGCACCTAAAGACGAAGCGTCACTCGCGTGGTACCAAAACAGTGCTGCTGAAGTCACCACGGCTGAATCTGTTGCTCAAGCAATCGACAATGCTAAAGGCTCTGCTAAGAACATTATCTTATTCGTCGGTGATGGAATGGGCGTTTCCACCGTTACTGCTGGCCGAATCCTTGAAGGCCAACAGCAGGGCATGACCGGCGAAGAAAATATGCTCAGCTTTGACGATTTCCCTTTCTCAGGTCTGTCCAAAACCTACAACACCAACCAACAAACCCCAGACTCCGCTGGTACGATGACAGCCATGATGTCAGGTGTTAAATCTAAAGCGGGAGTGATTGGTGTCAGCGAAGATGTTGTGCGTGCCGACTGTGTATCCTCGCAAGGCACAGAACTAGCCACCGCCTTAGAATTGGCAGAGATAGCCGGTAAATCCACCGGAATTGTGTCGACAGCACGAATTACACACGCCACCCCTGCCGCTACTTATGCTAAATCCCCTGAACGTAACTGGGAAGACGACGGTGATATGCCGCAAGCGGCCAGAGATGCAGGCTGCTTAGACATAGCCGACCAACTTATCCAATTTGAAGATTTGCTGGAAGCACGCGTAAATGGTGGTGCCGACAGTACATACATCGATGGTATCGACGTTGTGATGGGAGGGGGTCGTCGTAGCTTCTTACCTAACGATGCTTCGGCTAACTCATTAGATGCTGTCAGCACTATTGAAGGCGACCGCACGGATGGCCGCAACCTAATCACCGAATGGCAGACCAAATACCCTACCGGCTCCTATATTATGGATCAAGCGGGTTTCGACACTATTGATCCAACCGCTACCACTAAAGTTCTTGGCTTATTTAACGAATCGCATATGCATTACGAAGCAGACCGCGCTAACGATGGCCAAGGAGAACCGTCACTCTCTGAGATGACTAGCAAAGCAATTGACGTACTCGACAATAACGAAAATGGCTTCTTCCTGATGGTTGAGTCAGGACGTATTGACCATGGCCATCACGCAGGCAGCGCTTACAACGCCCTAACTGATACTGTTGAGTTCGCCAACGCCGTTAAGGCCGCCGTTGAAGGCACTGATCCCGAAGATACTTTGATTATCGTAACCGCCGACCATAGCCACGTATTCACAATTGCTGGCTACCCTACGCGCGGCAATCCGATTCTCGGTAAAGTCGTGACCAATGACAGCAATGGTGAGCCTCTTTCTGAACCAGCCCTAGCCGCAGATGATATGCCATACACGACGTTGGCATATACAAACGGCATGGGGTTCCATGACTTAGGCAACGAGACAGATGCTGATGCTGTTTACAGTGAGGTGATTGTTTCTGGGCGTGCTGATATTTCAGCCGTTAACACAGAATCAACTGGCTTCCACCAAGAAGCATTGGTACCTATGTCATCAGAAACACACGCCGGTGAGGACGTAGGGATCTACGCTGTAGGCCCTGGAGCACAGTTAATTACTGGAACGAACGAACAAAATATTATTTTCCATGTAATGAATCATGCAGGCAATTTATTAGAACAAGCTGAAAACAGATTATAA
- the lolD gene encoding lipoprotein-releasing ABC transporter ATP-binding protein LolD — protein MSDQSFAATQDAVMVCDDVCKTYNEAGNEVEVLRSVSLSVGAGERIAIIGSSGSGKSTLLNMLGGLEGPTSGSVTVGGEVLYQTSEKRRSEIRNRMLGFVYQFHHLLPEFTAVENVAIPLMLAKQSPAQAADKAKVLLEKVGLSHRLSHKPAQLSGGERQRVAIARALVTEPACVLMDEPTGNLDRQTAAEIQALMSQLNQDLNTSFIIVTHDPDLAKKMDRIFELTDGGLVEITNH, from the coding sequence ATGAGTGATCAATCTTTTGCAGCGACTCAAGATGCCGTTATGGTGTGTGATGATGTCTGTAAAACGTATAATGAAGCTGGCAATGAAGTTGAAGTGCTACGGTCGGTTTCTTTGTCTGTTGGTGCGGGTGAACGAATAGCCATTATTGGTTCTTCGGGCTCGGGGAAGAGTACCTTGCTTAATATGCTTGGTGGGTTAGAAGGGCCTACGAGTGGGTCGGTAACGGTAGGCGGAGAAGTGCTTTATCAAACGTCTGAAAAGCGTCGATCTGAAATCCGAAATCGTATGCTGGGGTTTGTCTATCAGTTCCACCACTTGCTACCTGAGTTTACTGCGGTTGAGAATGTGGCTATTCCTTTAATGTTGGCTAAGCAATCGCCAGCGCAGGCGGCCGATAAAGCAAAAGTATTGCTTGAGAAAGTCGGTTTGTCTCATCGCTTATCTCATAAGCCAGCGCAATTAAGTGGTGGTGAACGTCAACGGGTAGCTATAGCGCGAGCATTGGTAACTGAGCCAGCATGTGTGTTGATGGATGAGCCAACCGGAAACTTGGATAGGCAAACCGCGGCAGAGATTCAGGCATTGATGTCACAGTTGAATCAAGACTTGAATACATCGTTTATTATTGTCACGCATGATCCTGATTTGGCGAAGAAGATGGATCGTATCTTTGAATTGACCGATGGCGGCCTCGTCGAAATTACTAATCATTAG